The Nocardia sp. NBC_01503 sequence GCATAGGCGTAGGCGTCCTCCATGGTGACGCGACCGCCGACCAGCACACCCGCGTTCCCGCGCGCCGCGGCCAGACCCCGCGCGGCATGCGCGATGGCCTCGGACCACGAGGCGGGTTGCAGGGTGCCGTCCCAGGTGCGCACCAGCGGAGTCGTGAGCCGATCCCGCTCGGTGGCGTACTGGAAGGCGAAGCGGCCCTTATCGCAGTTCCATTCCTCATTGACCTGCGGATCGTCACCGGCCAAGCGACGCATGACCTTTCCGCGCCGATGATCGGTGCGCTGGGCGCAACCCGAGGCGCAGTGCTCGCACACCGCCGGGCTGGAGACCAGGTCGAACGGCCGGGCGCGGAAACGGTAGGTGCTGCCGGTGAGCGCGCCCACCGGACAGATCTGCACGGTATTGCCGGAGAAGTAGGAGTCCATCGGCTCCCCGGCGGCAATCCCGACCTGTTGCAGCGCACCGCGATCCATCAGTTCGATGAACGGATCACCCGCCACCTGCTGGGAGAATCGAGTGCAGCGGGCACACAGCACGCAGCGCTCGCGATCGAGCAGAATCGCCGAGGAGAGCGGAATCGGCTTGGGATAGGTTCGCTTCTCACCGTCGAACCGCGATTCGGCCCGGCCGGAGGACATGGCCTGGTTCTGCAGGGGACATTCGCCGCCCTTGTCGCAGACCGGGCAGTCGAGCGGGTGATTGATGAGCAGCAGCTCCATCACACCCGCCTGTGCCTTCTCCGCGGCAGGGGAGGAGACCTGGGTGTGAATCACCATGCCTTCGCTGACCGTCTGGGTACAGGAGGCAACCGGCTTACGCTGCCCCTCCACCTCGACCAGACATTGGCGGCACGCACCCACCGGATCGAGCAGCGGGTGATCACAGAACCGGGGGATCTGCACCCCGATGAGCTCGGCGGCCCGGATCACCAAAGTACCCACGGGCACGGAAACCGTTGTGCCATCGATGATTACGCTCACCATATCGGTGGGGGTGGTGCCGCTGGTATTGGAGTTCGCTATCGCGGTCATCGGACTCCTTCAGCCCAGACGGTGGACCGGGCCGGATCGAACGGGCATGCGCCGAGGCGGATGTGCTCGACGTACTCGTCTCGGAAGTACTTGAGGGAGGAGAAGATCGGGCTCGCCGCACCGTCGCCGAGGGCGCAGAAGGATTTGCCGTTGATGTTGTCGGCGATATCCATCAGCTTGTCGAGATCGGTTTCGTCACCGGTGCCCTGCTCCAGGCGCTCCAGCAGCTGGACCAGCCAGTAGGTGCCCTCGCGGCACGGCGTGCACTTACCGCAGGATTCGTGGGCGTAGAACTCGGTCCAGCGCAGGACGGCGCGCACCACGCAGGTGGTGTCGTCGAAGATCTGCAGGGCCTTGGTGCCGAGCATGGATCCGGCGGCGGCCACACCCTCGTAGTCGAGGGGGACGTCCAGATGCTCATCGGTGAAGATCGGGGTGGAGGAGCCGCCCGGGGTCCAGAACTTGAGGGTGTGGCCCTTGCGGACACCGCCCGCATGAGTCAGCAACTCGCGCAGGGTGATTCCCAAGGCCGCCTCGTACTGGCCCGGTCGCGTCACGTGACCCGAGAGCGAGTAGAGGGTGAACCCCGGCGACTTCTCACTGCCGAAGGACCGGAACCAATCCACGCCATTGGCGAGAATCGAGGGGACCGAGGCGATGGATTCCACATTGTTGACCACGGTCGGGCAGGCGTACAGACCCGCTACGGCCGGGAACGGGGGACGCAGGCGCGGCTGACCGCGACGGCCCTCCAGGGAATCCAGGAGCGCGGTCTCCTCACCGCAGATGTACGCGCCAGCACCGGCGTGCACGACGACCTCGAGGTTGTACCCCGAGCCCTTGATATTGTCGCCGAGATACCCTGCGGCATACGCCTGTTCGACCGCGGCCTGCAAACGGCGCAGGACCGGTACGACCTCGCCGCGCACATAGATGAAGGCGTGCGAGGCGCGAATCGCGTACGAGGCGATGATCACGCCTTCGATGAGCGCGTGCGGACTCGCCAGCATGAGCGGAATGTCCTTGCACGTCCCCGGTTCCGACTCATCGGCATTGACCACCAGGTAATGCGGCTTGGTCACACCGTCCGGGCCGGGGCCCTGCGGGATGAAACCCCACTTCATACCGGTCGGGAAACCCGCACCACCGCGTCCGCGCAGACCGGAGTCCTTGACGGTCGCGATGACCTCGTCGGGCTGCATGCGCAGGGCCTTGGGCAGCCCGCGATAACCGCCCTGACTGCGATACGCCGCCAGGGTCCAGGAATCAGGTTCGGCCCAGTACTTGGACAGCACGGGGGTCAGTCCACGCGGGGCGGCCTGTGTTCGCGTCACTTGCTGCCTCCGTTCGAATCCTGTTCGGCCGCGTGCAGACCCGCGAGCGTGGCGGGTCCGGGCGCGCCATCGGTCGCGCCGGGGCGCGCATCGGGATAGCCCGCCAGAATGCGCGCGGTATCGCGGAAGTTGCACAGCGGAATACCGCTGCGTGAGCCGGTCACCTCATCGCCCCTACGGAGCGAATCCACCATGGCCCGTGCCGATTCCGGGGTCTGGTTGTCGAAGAATTCCCAATTCACCATGACCACGGGTGCGTAGTCGCAGGCGGCATTGCACTCGATGTGCTCCAGGGTGACCGCGCCGTCGGCGGTGGTCTCCCCGTGTTTGATGCCCAAGTGCTGCTTCAATTCCCCGAAGATCTCATCGCCGCCCATCACCGCGCACAGCGTGTTCGTGCACACCCCGACGTGGTAATCACCGGTGCGTCCGCGCCGATACATGGAGTAGAAGGTGGCGACCGCGGTCACCTCGGCATCGGTCAATCCCAGTTGTTCGGCGCAGAATTCGATACCGGTGCCCGAGACATAGCTCTCCACCGATTGCACGAGATGCAAAAGGGGCAGCAGTGCCGAACGCGGCTCCGGATACCGCGCGATAATCTCCTTGGCCTCCAATGCGAGCCGGTCGTGCACCGGCTGCGGATAGGGGATGGGGCGCACACTCAGGTTGAGAAGAATCTCTGTCAACGGTCCACTCCGCCCATGACGGGATCGATACTGGCCACCGCGGCAATGACATCGGCGAGCAATCCGCCCTCGCACATTGCCGCCACCGCTTGCAGATTCGTGAACGAGGGGTCGCGGTAGTGCACCCGGTACGGGCGGGTGCCGCCATCGCTCACCATGTGCACGCCGAGCTCACCGCGCGGGGATTCCACCGCGACATACACCTGGCCGGGCGGGACACGCAGGCCCTCGGTCACCAGTTTGAAGTGGTGAATGAGCGATTCCATGGACTTGCCCATGATGTTGCCGATGTGCTCCGGCGAATTGCCGAGGCCGTCCGGCCCGAGTTGCAAATCGGCAGGCCAGGCAATCTTCT is a genomic window containing:
- the nuoF gene encoding NADH-quinone oxidoreductase subunit NuoF, producing MTRTQAAPRGLTPVLSKYWAEPDSWTLAAYRSQGGYRGLPKALRMQPDEVIATVKDSGLRGRGGAGFPTGMKWGFIPQGPGPDGVTKPHYLVVNADESEPGTCKDIPLMLASPHALIEGVIIASYAIRASHAFIYVRGEVVPVLRRLQAAVEQAYAAGYLGDNIKGSGYNLEVVVHAGAGAYICGEETALLDSLEGRRGQPRLRPPFPAVAGLYACPTVVNNVESIASVPSILANGVDWFRSFGSEKSPGFTLYSLSGHVTRPGQYEAALGITLRELLTHAGGVRKGHTLKFWTPGGSSTPIFTDEHLDVPLDYEGVAAAGSMLGTKALQIFDDTTCVVRAVLRWTEFYAHESCGKCTPCREGTYWLVQLLERLEQGTGDETDLDKLMDIADNINGKSFCALGDGAASPIFSSLKYFRDEYVEHIRLGACPFDPARSTVWAEGVR
- the nuoE gene encoding NADH-quinone oxidoreductase subunit NuoE yields the protein MTEILLNLSVRPIPYPQPVHDRLALEAKEIIARYPEPRSALLPLLHLVQSVESYVSGTGIEFCAEQLGLTDAEVTAVATFYSMYRRGRTGDYHVGVCTNTLCAVMGGDEIFGELKQHLGIKHGETTADGAVTLEHIECNAACDYAPVVMVNWEFFDNQTPESARAMVDSLRRGDEVTGSRSGIPLCNFRDTARILAGYPDARPGATDGAPGPATLAGLHAAEQDSNGGSK